A genomic stretch from SAR324 cluster bacterium includes:
- a CDS encoding ABC transporter substrate-binding protein, whose amino-acid sequence MIAKKVTSLLASLIIPVVGAIGGESPMLKKMVDEGKLPPLEERLPENPLVENPVSEVGKYGGKLVLGTAFFLDDERLPSRADRNGFFQFSYPFPAQGPIKPNLAESWKWNDDGTKLTINLRKGIKWSDGEPFTTDDVIFFMEDIVNDEKVAYIWFYESNFYDAEGDFPKITKIDDHTIVFDYDETAFLFEKKYANVVWQALPKHHFKTWHPKYNSQSNYETLNEKLKILGVNSEGGRVTLNAWVVDEYVPDGKLHMTRNPYYWKVDSEGNQLPYFDEFEIIVAGDRPAVGLGNMTGEFDHDHMWTGFPHYSMWLEEQGKPQRDYSIGFSNAPGMKINFNFDSENADARKINRSIDFRRAISLAIDRQAISRTLAFDLMTPIGSAWAPDSPYFDENSGYLYSEYDPKKAKEILDDANIIDRDNDGIRELPSGEKLELIWDMYAHDLYTPMSEMIVETVRGIGVNLILNEKHQTLHNKNFTSGNFELSTHDFESYNEPLLMIDKWIPTKPGSPNFHVKAYENGGFSKEYNEFTRLLKQANTTSIEEGIALGREAGKIMAENVFMIHVGVRKRPFINANRLGNMVLESTRVQEYGNFDPPFRYMQVYEKYPPNRP is encoded by the coding sequence ATGATTGCGAAAAAAGTTACCAGCTTGCTGGCATCTTTAATCATACCTGTTGTGGGTGCAATTGGAGGAGAATCTCCAATGCTCAAAAAAATGGTAGATGAGGGGAAACTTCCACCCTTAGAGGAAAGATTACCAGAGAATCCATTAGTAGAAAATCCAGTAAGCGAAGTTGGAAAATATGGCGGTAAACTAGTACTCGGCACAGCATTCTTTTTAGATGATGAACGATTGCCGTCACGGGCAGACAGAAATGGATTTTTCCAATTTTCCTATCCCTTTCCAGCACAAGGTCCAATTAAACCTAATCTGGCTGAATCATGGAAGTGGAACGATGATGGAACAAAATTAACGATTAATTTGAGGAAAGGAATAAAATGGTCTGATGGTGAGCCATTTACCACTGATGATGTAATCTTTTTTATGGAAGATATCGTAAATGATGAAAAAGTTGCTTATATATGGTTTTATGAAAGTAATTTCTATGATGCAGAAGGTGACTTCCCGAAAATAACAAAGATAGATGATCATACAATTGTATTTGACTACGATGAGACTGCATTCCTATTTGAAAAGAAATATGCAAATGTAGTTTGGCAAGCATTGCCAAAACATCACTTTAAAACATGGCATCCTAAATATAATAGCCAATCAAATTATGAAACGCTTAATGAAAAGTTAAAAATCCTGGGTGTCAATTCTGAGGGAGGAAGAGTTACATTGAATGCATGGGTTGTAGACGAATATGTGCCCGATGGAAAACTACACATGACTAGAAATCCATACTATTGGAAGGTGGATTCAGAAGGCAATCAATTACCTTACTTTGATGAATTCGAAATAATAGTAGCAGGAGACAGACCAGCAGTCGGGTTAGGAAATATGACAGGTGAATTTGACCACGATCATATGTGGACAGGTTTCCCACATTACTCAATGTGGCTCGAAGAGCAAGGAAAACCCCAAAGGGATTACTCAATCGGATTCTCTAACGCGCCAGGGATGAAGATTAACTTTAATTTTGATTCAGAAAATGCAGATGCACGAAAGATAAATCGGAGTATAGATTTCAGGAGAGCAATATCGTTGGCTATTGATAGACAAGCAATTTCACGAACTTTAGCTTTTGACTTGATGACGCCCATCGGATCGGCTTGGGCACCCGATTCACCATATTTCGATGAAAATTCGGGATATCTATATTCAGAATATGATCCCAAAAAGGCAAAAGAAATTCTTGATGATGCTAATATAATTGACAGAGATAATGATGGTATAAGAGAATTACCATCAGGTGAGAAATTAGAGTTGATCTGGGATATGTATGCTCATGATCTCTACACACCAATGTCAGAAATGATCGTTGAAACAGTGAGAGGTATAGGTGTCAATTTGATCCTAAATGAAAAGCATCAAACACTGCACAATAAAAATTTCACCTCTGGTAATTTTGAATTATCAACTCATGATTTTGAGTCGTATAATGAGCCATTACTGATGATTGATAAATGGATTCCAACGAAGCCTGGATCACCAAATTTTCATGTAAAAGCATACGAAAATGGTGGCTTTTCAAAGGAATACAATGAATTTACTCGATTGTTAAAACAAGCTAACACAACTAGCATTGAAGAAGGAATAGCCTTGGGTCGAGAGGCAGGAAAAATAATGGCTGAAAATGTATTCATGATCCATGTTGGGGTTCGTAAAAGACCATTCATAAATGCAAATCGACTTGGAAATATGGTACTGGAATCAACAAGGGTTCAAGAATATGGTAATTTCGACCCACCATTTCGTTATATGCAGGTCTATGAGAAATACCCACCAAACAGGCCGTGA